The Candidatus Alcyoniella australis genome window below encodes:
- the nadD gene encoding nicotinate-nucleotide adenylyltransferase, producing the protein MRLGVFGGTFDPLHIAHLICARHVANAAHLDRLLLIPSNVPPHKHSRTASPGALRMEMIERSIVDDPLLEACNVEIDRQPPSYSLDTVQQLAKRYPQADLFFIIGADAFSEINTWHRWQELIQSIDFLLLGRPGSEFESPEKAVPALARQYAPLPGEPAAWRHVSGRTVRRIDAPLLQISSSEVRRRVAAGEPIRYMVPDPVLQIVQREGLYR; encoded by the coding sequence ATGCGGTTGGGCGTGTTCGGCGGGACCTTTGACCCGCTGCACATTGCGCACCTGATCTGCGCGCGCCACGTTGCCAACGCCGCGCACCTGGATCGCCTGCTGCTGATACCGAGCAACGTGCCGCCGCACAAGCACTCGCGCACTGCCAGCCCCGGAGCGTTGCGTATGGAGATGATCGAACGCTCGATCGTCGACGATCCGCTGCTCGAGGCCTGCAACGTCGAGATCGACCGGCAGCCGCCGAGCTACTCGCTGGACACGGTGCAACAGCTCGCAAAGCGCTATCCACAGGCCGATCTCTTCTTTATCATCGGCGCGGATGCTTTTTCCGAGATCAACACCTGGCATCGCTGGCAGGAGCTGATCCAGAGCATTGACTTCCTGCTGCTGGGCCGTCCCGGGAGCGAGTTCGAATCGCCCGAAAAGGCCGTGCCCGCCCTGGCAAGGCAGTATGCGCCACTACCCGGCGAGCCCGCGGCCTGGCGTCACGTCTCGGGCCGGACCGTGCGCCGGATCGACGCGCCGCTTTTACAAATCAGCTCGTCCGAGGTGCGGCGGCGGGTGGCGGCGGGTGAACCGATCCGCTACATGGTGCCCGACCCGGTGCTGCAAATCGTCCAGCGCGAGGGGCTCTACCGCTGA
- a CDS encoding Nramp family divalent metal transporter yields the protein MLVSIRSLISSRLRTPLLFLSVLGPGIITANAGNDAGGIATHTRAGADFGLETLWIFVPLCVALIVVQEMANRMGVVTGKGLSDLIRERFGVKITFALMSGLLLTNLTIIAAEFAGVAAAAELFGIARIVAVPIAALAIWALVLRGTYKTIEKVFLAAALFYLSYIAAGIIVKPDPGEVARALLVPRILPDRNYIVMLIALLGTTVTPWMLFYQQSSVAEKGVHIDNYRLSKIDTITGCIAVMIVAVFMVIVSSETLYKHGISVETAADAAKALGPIAGKWAGLLFAVGLLNASLFAASILPLSTSYTICEGFGWESGLSKSFGEAKQFYVLFTVLIVIGAGFVLFQSINLIAVMYISQVINGVVLPVVLVFMLRLINDPKLMGKRVNSRFYNWICYLICGATALLTITAVIMPLLLPGDEI from the coding sequence ATGCTGGTCTCGATCCGCTCACTGATCTCCTCCAGGCTGCGCACGCCGCTGCTGTTCCTCTCGGTGCTCGGGCCGGGGATCATTACGGCCAACGCGGGGAACGATGCGGGCGGCATCGCGACCCACACGCGCGCCGGTGCGGACTTCGGCCTGGAAACGCTGTGGATCTTCGTACCGCTGTGCGTGGCGCTGATCGTGGTCCAGGAAATGGCCAACCGCATGGGCGTGGTCACGGGCAAGGGGCTCTCCGACCTGATCCGCGAGCGCTTCGGCGTGAAGATCACTTTCGCGCTGATGAGCGGCCTGCTGCTGACCAACCTGACGATCATCGCCGCCGAGTTCGCCGGAGTGGCCGCGGCCGCCGAGCTGTTCGGCATCGCGCGGATCGTGGCCGTGCCGATCGCCGCGCTGGCGATCTGGGCGCTGGTGCTGCGGGGGACCTACAAGACCATCGAAAAGGTCTTCCTTGCCGCGGCGCTGTTCTACCTCAGCTACATCGCCGCCGGAATCATCGTCAAACCCGATCCGGGCGAGGTGGCCCGCGCGTTGCTCGTGCCGCGCATCCTGCCCGACCGCAACTACATCGTGATGCTCATCGCCCTTTTAGGCACCACGGTCACGCCCTGGATGCTGTTCTACCAGCAGTCCTCGGTCGCCGAGAAGGGCGTGCACATCGACAACTACCGGCTGTCCAAGATCGACACGATTACCGGCTGCATCGCGGTAATGATCGTCGCGGTGTTCATGGTGATCGTCTCCAGCGAGACTTTGTACAAGCACGGGATCAGCGTCGAGACCGCGGCCGACGCGGCCAAGGCCCTGGGTCCGATCGCCGGCAAGTGGGCCGGGCTGCTGTTCGCCGTGGGCCTGCTTAATGCCAGCCTGTTCGCCGCGAGCATCCTGCCGCTGTCCACCTCGTACACAATCTGCGAGGGCTTCGGCTGGGAATCGGGGCTGAGCAAGAGCTTTGGCGAGGCCAAGCAGTTCTACGTGCTGTTCACGGTGCTGATCGTAATCGGCGCGGGGTTCGTGCTCTTCCAGTCGATCAACCTGATCGCGGTGATGTACATCAGCCAGGTGATCAACGGCGTGGTGCTGCCCGTGGTGCTGGTGTTCATGCTGCGGCTGATCAACGACCCCAAGCTGATGGGCAAGCGGGTCAATTCCCGCTTCTACAACTGGATCTGCTACCTGATCTGCGGTGCAACGGCCCTGCTGACGATCACCGCGGTGATCATGCCGCTGCTGCTCCCGGGGGACGAGATCTAA
- the gpmA gene encoding 2,3-diphosphoglycerate-dependent phosphoglycerate mutase, which produces MHKLVLLRHGQSTWNQENRFTGWTDVDLSDQGRVEALEAGRLLGEGGYDFDIAYTSVLKRAIRTLWIVLDEMDMMWLPVERHWRLNERHYGALQGLNKAQTAAEHGDDQVLIWRRSYDIQPPALAADDSRYPGRDPRYALLSADELPLTECLKDTVERFVPYWLETIAPRIKAGGRVLIAAHGNSLRALVKHLDGIPDSEIVGLNIPTGVPLVYELDDELRPLQHYYLGDQEKIKQAMQAVANQGKAK; this is translated from the coding sequence ATGCACAAGCTCGTGTTACTGCGGCACGGCCAGAGCACTTGGAACCAGGAAAACCGTTTCACCGGCTGGACCGACGTTGATCTGAGCGACCAGGGCCGGGTCGAGGCCCTGGAGGCAGGACGGTTGCTGGGCGAAGGCGGCTATGACTTCGACATCGCCTACACCTCGGTGCTCAAGCGCGCGATCCGCACGCTATGGATCGTCCTGGATGAAATGGACATGATGTGGTTGCCCGTTGAGCGGCATTGGCGACTCAACGAGCGGCACTACGGCGCGCTGCAAGGGCTGAACAAGGCCCAGACCGCGGCCGAGCACGGCGACGACCAGGTGCTGATCTGGCGGCGTTCCTACGACATCCAACCCCCGGCGCTGGCCGCTGACGATTCGCGCTACCCGGGCCGCGACCCGCGCTACGCATTGCTGAGCGCCGACGAGCTGCCGCTGACCGAGTGCCTCAAGGATACTGTCGAACGCTTTGTGCCCTATTGGCTTGAGACCATCGCGCCGCGGATCAAGGCCGGCGGCCGGGTGCTGATCGCGGCCCACGGCAACAGCCTGCGCGCCCTGGTCAAGCACCTCGACGGCATCCCGGACAGCGAGATCGTCGGGCTGAATATCCCCACGGGCGTGCCGCTGGTCTACGAACTCGACGACGAGCTGCGGCCGCTGCAACATTACTATCTGGGCGATCAGGAGAAGATCAAACAGGCGATGCAGGCCGTGGCCAACCAGGGCAAGGCCAAGTAG
- a CDS encoding aspartate ammonia-lyase, which produces MAGFRTEKDSLGTKKVPQKAYYGINVARAVENFQISDERLPQALIRALALIKQAAAYANAETGLLDRKRADAIARAADEVADGALAEQFVVDAFQAGAGTSQNMNANEVIANRANELLGGKRGDYQLVHPNDHVNMGQSTNDVFPTAMRVSALLMLPELLESLDELASQLAAKGRELKSVLKSARTHLQDAVPVTLGQEFAAYAAAVSKSRRRIQRASEDLYNLGIGGSAAGTGMNTHPRYRKLIVKRLCELTGLRLKAAPDMREAMQSQACIAELSSALRGYALELGRIANDLRLLGSGPTTGLAEVRLPAVQAGSSIMPGKVNPVIAECTNMVCFQVIGNDLTINLAVSAGQLELNVMMPVMIHNLLRSMQILGATSRNLAQRCIAGIEADVERCRAYAEGSMGMATALAPYVGYLKAAEVAKRSQAQGRSIAQLAAELDGIDRKQLDKILDAASLTRPGIPGKKLK; this is translated from the coding sequence ATGGCCGGGTTTCGCACTGAGAAGGATTCGTTGGGCACGAAAAAGGTGCCGCAAAAAGCCTACTACGGGATCAACGTGGCGCGGGCCGTGGAGAATTTCCAGATCTCGGACGAGCGCCTGCCCCAGGCCTTGATCCGGGCGCTGGCGCTGATCAAGCAGGCCGCGGCGTACGCCAATGCCGAGACCGGACTGCTCGACCGCAAGCGCGCCGACGCCATTGCTCGCGCGGCGGACGAAGTGGCCGACGGAGCGCTGGCCGAACAGTTCGTGGTCGACGCGTTCCAGGCCGGGGCCGGAACCAGCCAGAACATGAACGCCAACGAGGTGATCGCCAACCGCGCCAACGAGCTGCTGGGCGGCAAACGCGGCGACTACCAGCTGGTGCATCCCAACGACCACGTGAACATGGGCCAGTCGACCAACGACGTTTTTCCCACGGCGATGCGTGTCTCGGCGCTGCTGATGTTGCCCGAGCTGCTTGAGTCCCTCGACGAGCTGGCCTCGCAGCTCGCGGCCAAGGGCCGGGAGCTCAAGTCGGTGCTCAAGTCGGCCCGCACCCATTTGCAGGACGCGGTGCCCGTGACCCTGGGCCAGGAGTTCGCGGCCTACGCCGCGGCAGTGAGCAAAAGCAGGCGCCGCATCCAGCGCGCGTCCGAGGATCTGTACAACCTGGGCATCGGCGGGTCGGCGGCCGGAACCGGGATGAACACCCATCCGCGCTATCGCAAGTTGATCGTCAAGCGACTTTGCGAACTGACAGGGCTGAGGCTCAAAGCCGCGCCGGACATGCGCGAGGCCATGCAGAGCCAGGCCTGTATCGCCGAACTGAGCTCGGCCCTACGCGGCTACGCGCTCGAGCTGGGACGGATCGCCAACGACCTGCGGCTGCTCGGCTCGGGCCCGACCACCGGTCTGGCAGAAGTGCGGCTGCCCGCGGTGCAGGCCGGCAGCTCGATCATGCCCGGCAAGGTCAACCCGGTGATCGCCGAATGTACCAACATGGTCTGCTTCCAGGTGATCGGCAACGACCTGACGATCAACCTGGCGGTCAGCGCCGGACAGCTCGAGCTCAACGTGATGATGCCGGTGATGATCCACAACCTGTTGCGCTCAATGCAGATCTTGGGCGCGACCTCGCGCAACCTGGCGCAGCGCTGCATCGCCGGGATCGAGGCCGACGTTGAGCGCTGCCGTGCATACGCCGAGGGCTCGATGGGCATGGCCACGGCCCTGGCGCCCTACGTGGGATATCTCAAGGCCGCGGAGGTGGCCAAGCGCAGCCAGGCCCAGGGGCGCAGCATCGCCCAGCTCGCCGCCGAGCTCGATGGAATCGACCGCAAACAATTGGATAAGATCCTCGACGCGGCGAGCCTGACCCGACCGGGCATTCCCGGCAAGAAGCTCAAGTAA
- a CDS encoding VIT domain-containing protein: MTNRALSPYFPIALIAGLALCLLLAPGAAQATGLLLPKDESLPPLAIQSHRVAIKISSGVATTAVDQVFHNSTNRDLEAVFVFPLPRGAAIDEFALYINGKRVVGEVLSADKARSTYESIVRRMRDPGLLEYVDGQVFRASIYPVPARGDQRVQLVFSQTLDYDNGVYSYVYPLRTGERASTTLGDFTIEARIKSDVPLRSVYSPTHDVEIERQGEQSATVGIETNAAALDRDFRLLYTVSDSDVGLSMVPYRTGGDDGYFLMMITPRAELEPDQALPKDVLFVFDTSGSMSGDKLLHAKQAARFFIDSLGEGDRFGLISFSTTVRPWRDQLVEATAQNRAAAHEQIESLKARGGTAIHEALLEAFELLGDGGNDGRPRMLVFLTDGLPTVGVTDIERIVEDAGKANSGDARLFCFGVGQNVNVHLLDIASERNGGVSEYVRGDEELELKLSSFFSKISLPVMSGLELEFKGIDVLELYPPTLPDLFAGSQVLVYGRYASAGDGALILSGNLLGEKQRIVHDVSMPKVEGDNRFVANLWANRKVGYLLDQVRLHGEKPELVDEIVRLGRDYGIVTPYTSYLVVQDESAPPAPVFGGGAIDGLDLGGLTKSGDVDRPQFGRLHGEGEESSVRNAPSTEQSGADAVRSSVASRERRESTQLADDAEADVRYVSGRAFFYVDGAYVDEQCRQGERVIEVPYASRAYFNLLEAAPEFRDYMMLAQTMKFSAGDGLTIFICQNGDAQRSVEDWRKLLGR, encoded by the coding sequence ATGACGAACAGAGCCCTCAGCCCGTATTTTCCCATTGCGTTGATCGCGGGACTGGCTCTGTGCCTGCTGCTCGCGCCCGGCGCGGCCCAGGCCACGGGCCTGCTGCTGCCCAAGGACGAATCCCTGCCGCCGCTGGCGATCCAGAGCCACCGCGTGGCGATCAAGATCTCCTCGGGCGTGGCCACCACCGCCGTGGACCAGGTGTTCCACAACAGCACCAACCGCGACCTCGAGGCGGTTTTCGTCTTTCCCCTGCCCCGCGGCGCGGCGATCGACGAGTTCGCGCTGTACATCAACGGCAAACGCGTGGTCGGCGAGGTGCTCTCGGCCGACAAGGCGCGCAGCACCTACGAAAGCATCGTGCGCCGGATGCGCGACCCGGGCCTGCTGGAGTACGTGGACGGCCAGGTGTTCCGCGCCAGCATTTACCCGGTGCCCGCGCGCGGCGACCAGCGCGTGCAGTTGGTCTTCTCCCAGACGCTGGACTACGACAACGGCGTCTACTCCTACGTCTATCCCCTGCGCACCGGCGAACGCGCTTCGACCACCCTGGGCGACTTCACCATCGAAGCGCGGATCAAGTCCGACGTACCGCTGCGTAGCGTCTACTCGCCGACACACGACGTGGAGATCGAGCGCCAAGGCGAGCAGAGCGCCACGGTCGGCATCGAGACCAACGCAGCCGCGCTCGACCGCGATTTCCGCTTGCTCTACACGGTATCGGACAGCGACGTTGGCCTGAGCATGGTGCCGTACCGCACAGGCGGCGACGACGGCTACTTCCTGATGATGATCACTCCGCGCGCCGAGCTTGAGCCGGACCAGGCGCTGCCCAAGGACGTGCTGTTCGTCTTCGACACCTCGGGCTCAATGTCCGGCGACAAGCTGCTGCACGCCAAGCAGGCGGCGCGCTTCTTCATCGACTCGCTGGGCGAGGGCGACCGCTTCGGCCTGATCAGCTTCTCGACCACCGTGCGCCCCTGGCGCGACCAACTGGTCGAGGCTACCGCGCAGAACAGGGCCGCTGCCCACGAGCAGATCGAATCGCTCAAGGCGCGCGGCGGCACCGCGATTCACGAGGCGCTGCTCGAAGCTTTCGAGCTGCTGGGCGACGGCGGCAACGACGGCCGGCCGCGGATGCTGGTCTTCCTCACCGACGGGCTGCCCACGGTGGGCGTGACCGACATCGAACGCATCGTCGAGGATGCAGGCAAGGCCAACTCAGGCGACGCGCGGCTGTTTTGCTTCGGCGTGGGCCAAAACGTCAACGTGCATTTGCTCGACATCGCCAGCGAACGCAACGGCGGAGTCTCGGAATACGTGCGCGGCGACGAGGAGCTGGAGCTCAAGCTCAGCTCGTTCTTCTCCAAAATCAGCCTGCCGGTTATGAGCGGGCTCGAGCTGGAGTTCAAGGGAATCGACGTTCTCGAGCTTTATCCGCCGACGCTGCCCGACCTGTTCGCCGGCTCCCAGGTCTTGGTCTACGGACGATACGCCTCGGCGGGCGATGGCGCGCTGATCCTCAGCGGCAACCTGCTGGGCGAGAAACAGCGAATCGTGCACGACGTCTCGATGCCCAAGGTCGAGGGCGACAACCGCTTCGTCGCCAACCTCTGGGCCAACCGCAAGGTCGGCTATCTGCTCGACCAGGTACGGCTGCACGGCGAGAAGCCCGAGCTGGTGGACGAGATCGTGCGCCTGGGCCGCGACTACGGAATCGTCACGCCCTACACCAGCTATCTGGTGGTCCAGGACGAATCTGCGCCGCCCGCCCCGGTCTTCGGCGGCGGCGCCATTGACGGACTCGACCTGGGCGGCCTGACCAAATCAGGCGACGTCGATCGTCCGCAGTTCGGACGCCTGCACGGCGAGGGCGAAGAAAGCTCCGTGCGAAACGCGCCGAGCACCGAGCAATCCGGAGCCGACGCGGTGCGCAGCTCGGTGGCCAGCCGCGAACGGCGCGAGTCAACGCAGCTGGCGGACGACGCCGAGGCGGACGTGCGTTACGTAAGCGGCCGCGCGTTCTTCTACGTGGACGGCGCGTACGTGGACGAACAGTGCCGCCAAGGCGAACGCGTGATTGAGGTGCCCTACGCATCACGGGCCTACTTCAACCTGCTCGAGGCTGCGCCGGAGTTCCGCGACTACATGATGCTCGCCCAAACCATGAAGTTTTCGGCGGGCGATGGACTGACAATTTTCATCTGCCAAAACGGCGATGCCCAACGCTCTGTGGAGGATTGGCGCAAGCTGCTCGGTAGATGA
- a CDS encoding NFACT family protein produces the protein MSLSEIEISQVVQQLEPLLPGATIQRTLQPQPHSFVLHCRGRGETIELLCDLSSQGCRLHRTWRKFTAPPEPPRFDRLLRKHLRGARIVSISKRTDDRAVRIELMRMTDDGPQPRTLLLELFGKSANAFVLGPDDLLLDSLFPAKARARGLEPGGRYLPPTTAGPAVKQRPSRIGPDQSDPSRVLDELYADLLQRRTIDLARNAVHRRIQRQLKRTSAWLADLQIKLEGASRADELQREAETLSTYRHELRRGLTQIELPDPWSEHDGRLLIKLRPELDPQTNIDRAFDRVRRLRAAATRLGADIERATQYIEHLQRGLTQLDTIQDVQEVEAIAAQLEQCGALAPERRGRKRQVSAGPRSFISRDGLEILVGRNDRENDELTFRVARGNDYWLHTRDAPSSHVIVRLERGRDLPGETLIDAATLTLHYSRLKGADSAEVIYARAKHVRKPRGAAPGKVSVTAERSLLVRLEPERLQRLLSSRRALD, from the coding sequence ATGAGCCTGAGCGAGATCGAAATCAGCCAGGTGGTGCAACAGCTCGAGCCGCTGCTGCCCGGCGCGACGATCCAGCGCACGCTGCAACCCCAGCCGCACTCGTTCGTACTGCACTGTCGCGGCCGGGGCGAAACCATCGAGCTGCTGTGCGACCTCTCGTCCCAGGGCTGTCGCCTGCACCGCACCTGGCGCAAATTCACCGCGCCGCCCGAGCCGCCGCGCTTCGACCGATTGCTGCGCAAACATTTGCGTGGCGCACGGATCGTGTCGATATCCAAGCGGACCGACGATCGCGCGGTGCGCATCGAGCTGATGCGGATGACCGACGATGGTCCGCAACCGCGCACGCTGCTGCTCGAGCTGTTCGGCAAGAGCGCCAACGCCTTTGTGCTCGGGCCCGATGATCTGTTGCTCGACAGCCTGTTCCCGGCCAAGGCCCGGGCGCGCGGCCTGGAGCCCGGCGGCCGCTATCTGCCGCCCACGACAGCGGGTCCTGCCGTAAAACAGCGGCCCAGCCGCATCGGGCCGGACCAGTCCGACCCCAGCCGCGTGCTCGACGAACTGTACGCGGACCTGTTGCAACGCCGAACAATCGACCTGGCGCGCAACGCCGTGCACCGGCGTATCCAACGTCAGCTCAAGCGTACCAGCGCCTGGCTGGCCGACCTGCAAATCAAGCTCGAGGGCGCATCCCGGGCCGACGAGCTGCAGCGCGAGGCGGAGACGCTCTCGACCTATCGACACGAACTGCGCCGCGGCTTAACGCAGATCGAGCTGCCCGACCCATGGTCCGAGCACGACGGCAGGCTGCTGATCAAACTACGGCCGGAACTCGACCCTCAGACCAACATCGACCGCGCATTCGACCGTGTGCGCAGACTGCGCGCCGCAGCCACCAGGCTCGGCGCGGACATCGAACGCGCAACGCAATACATCGAGCATCTCCAACGCGGTCTGACGCAGCTCGATACGATCCAGGATGTGCAGGAAGTCGAGGCCATCGCCGCACAACTCGAACAATGCGGCGCCCTTGCGCCCGAACGTCGCGGCCGCAAACGCCAGGTATCGGCCGGACCGCGCAGTTTTATCAGCCGCGACGGCCTGGAGATTTTAGTCGGCCGCAACGACCGCGAGAACGACGAACTGACCTTCCGCGTGGCCCGGGGCAACGACTATTGGCTGCACACCCGCGACGCTCCGAGCAGCCACGTAATCGTGCGCCTCGAACGTGGCCGCGATTTGCCCGGCGAGACATTGATCGATGCCGCCACCCTGACGCTGCACTACAGCAGGCTCAAGGGCGCTGATTCAGCCGAGGTGATCTACGCCCGAGCCAAGCACGTACGCAAGCCGCGCGGCGCGGCGCCGGGCAAAGTCTCGGTGACCGCCGAGCGCTCGCTGCTGGTGCGCCTGGAACCCGAACGGCTCCAGCGGCTGCTCTCCTCGCGGCGCGCCCTGGACTAA
- a CDS encoding glutamate-5-semialdehyde dehydrogenase translates to MSNTKQIVEAILQSARAAAVPLANASTAVKNKALRSAAEALMDNQRAIEIANADDLEAGRKAGLSAAMLDRLMLNEGRIAELAQSLEDVSKLPDPVGRTVRSWTRPNGLKVSLKRIPLGVIVMIFESRPNVTTDAAGLCLKSGNVVVLRGGKEALQSNLALAAAVSQGIESAGLPREAVQVLPIRDRAAVKLLVQADGLVDLVIPRGGEGLIRRVVAEAHVPVLKHYKGVCHVYLHADAKVGDSRRIVLNSKVQRPGVCNAAETLLVHAKAAKRVLPSLAAALREAGVELRGCKRTRELAPFAKRAKADDYGREFLDLVLAVKVVDSLDEAIDHIRQYSSDHTEAIITNDAQAAERFLNEVCSSTVLHNASTRFADGGQLGLGAEIGISTSRLHAYGPMGLEALTIPRFVVRGQGQIRG, encoded by the coding sequence ATGAGCAATACCAAACAGATTGTCGAGGCAATTCTGCAATCGGCGCGTGCGGCCGCCGTGCCGCTGGCCAACGCTTCAACCGCAGTCAAGAATAAGGCTCTGCGTAGCGCTGCCGAGGCCTTGATGGACAACCAACGCGCCATCGAGATCGCCAACGCCGATGACCTTGAGGCCGGGCGCAAGGCCGGTCTCTCGGCGGCAATGCTCGACCGTCTGATGCTCAACGAGGGACGGATCGCCGAGCTGGCCCAGAGCCTGGAAGACGTGTCCAAGCTGCCCGACCCCGTGGGCCGCACCGTGCGCTCCTGGACCCGGCCCAACGGGCTTAAGGTCAGCCTCAAGCGCATCCCCCTGGGCGTGATCGTGATGATCTTCGAATCGCGGCCCAACGTGACCACCGACGCCGCGGGCCTGTGCCTCAAGAGCGGCAACGTAGTGGTGCTACGCGGGGGCAAAGAGGCGTTGCAATCCAACCTGGCGCTGGCCGCGGCCGTGTCCCAGGGAATCGAATCGGCCGGCCTGCCGCGCGAGGCGGTGCAGGTGCTGCCGATCCGCGACCGCGCCGCTGTCAAACTACTGGTGCAGGCCGACGGCCTGGTCGACCTGGTGATCCCGCGCGGCGGCGAGGGGCTGATCAGACGAGTGGTGGCAGAGGCGCACGTGCCGGTGCTCAAGCATTACAAGGGCGTGTGTCACGTCTACCTGCACGCCGACGCCAAGGTCGGCGACTCGCGGCGGATCGTACTCAACTCCAAGGTGCAGCGTCCCGGCGTGTGCAACGCGGCCGAGACGCTGTTGGTGCACGCCAAGGCTGCCAAGCGCGTGCTGCCGTCGCTGGCCGCGGCACTGCGAGAGGCGGGCGTGGAGTTGCGCGGCTGCAAGCGCACCCGCGAGCTGGCGCCTTTTGCCAAACGCGCCAAGGCCGACGACTACGGCCGCGAATTTCTCGACCTAGTGCTGGCGGTCAAGGTCGTGGACTCGCTTGACGAGGCGATCGACCACATTCGGCAATACAGCTCGGACCATACCGAGGCGATTATCACCAACGATGCCCAGGCGGCCGAGCGCTTTCTCAACGAGGTTTGCAGCTCGACCGTGCTGCACAATGCCTCGACCCGTTTTGCCGACGGCGGCCAGCTGGGGCTGGGCGCGGAGATCGGCATTAGCACCAGCCGGCTGCACGCCTACGGGCCGATGGGGCTCGAGGCGCTGACCATCCCGCGGTTCGTGGTTCGCGGCCAGGGCCAGATCAGGGGGTGA
- a CDS encoding CBS domain-containing protein: MAQSNAVGFKYFSEILGRTIHDHSDRKLGRVWDLVAELPSGEFPYPPVKGIVLRNKGREFYLPSIAFSPAQFESGELTTDHHPEPLDGQLSDNDFRVREVLLDKQIVDVDGAKVERVNDVHMLISDRPWIVHVDVGLTGLLRRLGFESSVRRLTRGILRREMRDDLVNWKVVQPLAETEGTGAIRLKVEQAQMKQLHPGEMADILEDLDRDEQMAVVRTLSVEDAADVLEETEEDVQKKVFSHLEPETAADIIEQMDPAEAVDILSQLHSEQSQQIIAAMQPAEREQIQELIQYNERSAGGLMTNEFIRLHPRATVGQALDELRTLAGEIDMIFYIYMVDGAGRLTGVVTLRELLTSGRDQALNKLMSTRLVAVEPGTSVRKVAETFQKYSFLACPVLDGGGRILGVIDLRNSFDDLLPYFDKDAA; the protein is encoded by the coding sequence ATGGCTCAGTCCAATGCTGTGGGCTTCAAGTACTTCTCTGAGATCCTGGGCAGAACCATACACGATCACTCGGACCGCAAGCTCGGGCGCGTCTGGGACCTGGTCGCCGAGCTGCCCAGCGGCGAGTTCCCCTACCCGCCGGTCAAAGGGATCGTGCTGCGCAACAAGGGCCGCGAATTCTATTTGCCGTCCATTGCTTTCTCTCCGGCCCAGTTCGAGTCCGGCGAGCTGACCACCGACCATCATCCCGAACCGTTGGACGGACAGCTGTCGGACAACGACTTCCGGGTACGCGAGGTGCTGCTCGACAAACAGATCGTCGACGTCGACGGCGCCAAGGTCGAGCGGGTCAACGACGTACACATGCTGATCTCCGACCGCCCGTGGATCGTCCACGTCGACGTCGGGCTGACCGGGCTGCTGCGACGGCTGGGATTTGAGAGCAGTGTGCGGCGGCTGACCCGCGGAATACTGCGCCGCGAGATGCGCGACGACCTGGTCAACTGGAAAGTGGTTCAGCCGCTGGCCGAGACCGAGGGGACCGGGGCGATCCGACTCAAGGTCGAGCAGGCGCAGATGAAGCAGCTGCACCCCGGCGAGATGGCCGACATCCTTGAGGATCTGGACCGCGACGAGCAGATGGCCGTGGTGCGCACCCTGAGCGTGGAGGATGCCGCCGACGTGCTCGAGGAGACCGAGGAGGACGTCCAGAAAAAGGTCTTCTCGCACCTCGAACCCGAGACCGCCGCGGACATCATCGAACAGATGGACCCGGCCGAGGCGGTGGACATTCTCAGCCAGCTGCACTCGGAGCAATCGCAGCAGATCATCGCCGCGATGCAGCCCGCCGAGCGCGAACAGATCCAGGAGCTGATCCAATACAACGAGCGCTCGGCCGGCGGCCTGATGACCAACGAGTTCATCCGACTGCACCCGCGGGCGACCGTGGGTCAGGCCCTGGACGAGCTGCGTACGCTGGCCGGCGAGATCGACATGATCTTTTACATCTACATGGTGGACGGCGCCGGACGCTTGACCGGGGTCGTTACGCTACGCGAGCTGTTGACCAGCGGGCGCGACCAGGCCCTGAATAAGCTGATGTCAACGCGGCTGGTGGCGGTCGAACCGGGGACCAGCGTGCGCAAGGTCGCCGAGACCTTCCAGAAGTACTCGTTCCTCGCCTGCCCGGTGCTCGACGGGGGCGGCAGAATCCTGGGAGTGATCGACCTACGCAACTCCTTCGACGACCTGCTGCCCTACTTTGACAAGGACGCGGCCTAG